In the Hemitrygon akajei chromosome 7, sHemAka1.3, whole genome shotgun sequence genome, one interval contains:
- the LOC140730657 gene encoding uncharacterized protein, whose translation MGKKNGNRKSDTAEPVAERSAASGSPTRPCASEADAGPRSGEAANIFKILKEIMEVQKEIKQQLRDIKSELASVNQKIAVAETRIEKVEDCIQNVEQILSKTIKILHHQEGKLLDLEGRSRRKNIRIYNVPEGAKGSSMTEFVGKLLRDALDIPSAMKLEVERAHRALFPKPTQDRKPCSIIIKFLRYITKAEILRRAWGKKRVFFDDKLRYFDQDYTALHGPAETQRILRSKASTKAKKD comes from the coding sequence atggggaaaaagaacggGAATAGAAAAAGCGACACTGCAGAGCCTGTggctgagaggagtgcagcgagcggctctccaaCCCGACCGTGTGCGAGCGAGGCGGACGCCGGGCCTCGctcaggcgaagcggcgaatatcttcaaaatcctgaaagaaataatggaggtccagaaagaaataaagcagcagctccgtgatattaagtcagagctcgccagcgtcaatcaaaaaatagcggtggcagagactcgaattgagaaggtggaagattgcattcaaaacgtggaacagatactgagtaagacaataaaaatattacatcaccaagaaggtaaactgcttgacctggagggaagatcacggcggaaaaatatcagaatctacaacgttcccgaaggagcgaaGGGCTCGtccatgacggagtttgtcggaaagttactgcgggacgcgctggatatTCCCtcagctatgaagctggaagtcgaaagagcccaccgcgcgttattcccgaaacctacccaggatagaaagccatgctcaataataattaaattccttcggtacatcaccaaggcggagattctacgaagggcctggggtaagaaaagagtgtttttcgacgataaattaagatatttcgaccaagattacacTGCCCTCCatggtcctgcagaaacgcaaagaatactccgaagtaaagcaagtactaaagcaaaaaaagattaa